In the Topomyia yanbarensis strain Yona2022 chromosome 3, ASM3024719v1, whole genome shotgun sequence genome, one interval contains:
- the LOC131690085 gene encoding DNA repair protein complementing XP-A cells homolog, whose amino-acid sequence MSNLATSSGSSISESDRLRIEANRKRALNLRQARLTAHPYRNDKRPPETAIAVNNVIKVSGTKFIDSGGGFLIEQRTCVDSKEEELSVDEKEVEKDSVPVPVEYDECLDCGDRFADSYLLATFDYKVCDACRDADGKHSLITRTEAKQEYLLKDCDLDKREPILKFVSRKNPHNVRWGEMKLYLHIQIEQRALEVWGTEENLIKEKELREEKREVTKVKKYNKRLKELRMDVRSSLYDKTIQAHVHSWGDSEVYNEDDDTYTRTCETCDHKETYEKM is encoded by the coding sequence ATGAGCAATCTTGCAACATCCTCCGGCAGTTCCATCTCGGAATCAGATCGCCTGCGAATAGAAGCAAACCGTAAACGTGCCCTTAATCTTCGCCAAGCACGACTGACCGCTCATCCGTACCGGAATGATAAACGTCCGCCGGAAACGGCCATTGCAGTAAACAATGTTATAAAGGTGTCCGGCACAAAGTTTATCGACAGCGGCGGAGGTTTTCTGATCGAACAACGAACCTGTGTCGATTCGAAGGAGGAGGAATTGAGTGTGGATGAAAAGGAAGTTGAGAAGGATTCCGTACCTGTACCGGTAGAGTACGACGAGTGTCTCGACTGTGGCGACCGGTTTGCCGATTCCTATCTgctggctacattcgattacaAGGTTTGCGATGCATGTCGGGATGCGGATGGGAAACACTCGCTAATTACCCGGACGGAAGCCAAGCAGGAGTATTTGCTCAAGGATTGCGATTTGGATAAACGGGAGCCGATTTTGAAGTTTGTTAGCCGGAAAAATCCGCACAATGTGCGCTGGGGCGAAATGAAACTGTACTTGCACATTCAAATTGAGCAGCGTGCTTTGGAGGTGTGGGGAACGGAGGAGAATTTGATCAAGGAAAAGGAGCTGCGTGAAGAGAAACGGGAGGTTACCAAGGTTAAAAAGTACAACAAACGTTTGAAGGAGCTGCGGATGGACGTTCGGAGCAGTCTTTACGATAAAACAATTCAGGCGCACGTGCACAGCTGGGGCGATAGCGAGGTGTACAACGAGGATGATGACACCTACACGAGAACATGTGAAACGTGCGATCACAAGGAGACGTAcgagaaaatgtaa